Part of the Lotus japonicus ecotype B-129 chromosome 6, LjGifu_v1.2 genome, ggaaaatgaaaatttcgcgattccgatttttgcagcacgttcatcggtgaattctaagcgagattctggcgacagaattccagaactcaaaacaaatctctagaattagggaaaaacgatccaaaagcggtacaagttaatttgccccgaaaaactactttttgctgtgaaggtcagacgacaaaacttcgttcgggagaaagattggaaacgtcgaaagaaatttggcaacgcggatggaaacttcgttaaaagctccgaatagaaaaagtcttcattcagtgattgaatttagggtttttgaagaaaagaaattagcgtcgtcggacttccgagtaTTGAAACGTATCgtacgtacagtccagagttctgaaatgaaacactggtcgaaggaaaaataaagagaacttattatttttccaaggatttgaactctcacttaaacgttgctttaagagcgaaattaaCCTATtatggacactctcgccataaggcggatgtgcagacgactcgcactaactcctaaaacaactatgaaacattcctcaagcaattcctgaactttcttcttcattaatctttctcaaacggcgaactcctgtcacgcttacactgattctacgcgtgagtcggaaattaaactttaaaCCCAGTTCTGCAATTCCGGGtgttacaatactcccctccaaaaagaaagtttcgtcctcgaaactcagagttctgggaaaagtccgggatacagttccttgatcttgtcttctaattcccatgtagcgtctcccgtgtcgtcgttccatatcacctttactaatgcaatctgcttccccctcagttgtttcactcttctatccccaatacgaATCGGTGGTGCCTCAAAAGttaaatcatccttcagttcaacgttgtctggctcgattacatgagtcgggtctgaaatgtacttcctcaactgcgacacatgaaatacatcgtgaatgttggaaagaaacggtggtagcgcaatctgatacgcaactggtccaacacgtcgagtgatttggtaaggtccaatgaatttttgcgtgagcttccttgacttaatagctcatCCAtctcccgtagtctgagtaactcgtagaaacacatgatcaccttcttcaaactctagggttctgtgcctctgatcagcataactcttctgtctgctctgtgaagctctcatcttttctctgatctgcttaaccttctcaatcgtctgttgcagaagttctggcccatcaacaaactctccccatcttgataccaacacaacggtgttctacactttcgaccatacaaagcctcatttGGTGCCATCCCattgctcgcatgaaaactattgttgtatgtaaattcgATCAATGACAGAAGATCATTCCAGCTTCCTCTATTGTCTAAGACACAAGCACGTAGTAAATCCTCTAAcaactgaatagttctctctgtttgcccataaatttgtggatgatacgccgaactcaatcttagcttggttcctaacgcatcatgaagagctccccaaaagtgcgaagtaaactttggatcccgatcagacacaatactcgtcggaactccgtgtagtcgcacaatctcagccacataaatctcagccaacttttccacgttgtaggtagttctcactggtagaaaatgcgctgacttggttaaacgatccacaattacccaaatcgaatcgtgtctcttctgtgttcttggcaatgccaccacaaaatccatggagatgctatcccatttccattctggcacgtctaaactctgtaacataccggtaggtctttgatgctctaccttagccttctgacaagtcaaacatgcagctacatactcggccacttgtttcttcattcctggccaccaaaaattaagtttcaagtcttgatacatctttgtcattccaggatgaatgctccatttgctcttgtgtccttcatccatgattagccttctcaattctggattgttgggtacacaaaccctgtctttgcatcgtaggatattgtcagttcctatcttgaactccgggtctttcccttgaattactaagttcctcttctcctgCAGAAcgcatcttgcagttgttgctctccaatctcttccatcagtccactggcgattctgattATTCCGAACTTCAacattccctcagacggtgtcacacctaaactcatatctcgaaattgttccaacaactctagctctttaaccatcattgacgagacatgcatcttcctactcaaagcatcagcaactacatttgccttcctagggtgatattgcagcgtaaactcgtagtccttgataaactccatccaccttcgttgcctcatgttcagctccttctgatcgaacaagtatttaagcctcttgtgatcgctaaatatcgtgaaagtacaaccatagagataatgcctccagattttaagcgaaaacacaatggcagctaactccaaatcgtgagtcgggtagttcttctcgtgagtcttcaactgtctcgacgcataagccaccactttccgatgttgcatcagtacacatcccaagcATTGATGTGAAGCATTacagtagacctcataaggttcctccggttgtggcaaaataagcacaggtgacgtcgtcaaacgttccttcaaagtctgaaaacttgattcacacgcctcagtccatgcaaaaggttgatccttcctcgtcagttgagtcaaaggtccaacaatcttggcaaatccctcaatgaagcgtctataatatccagctaaacccacaaaacttctgatctttgtcactgtcttcggttgttcccaagccaaaacagtctctactttcgctggatccacaaCTATACCTTCccttgagataacatggcctaagaaattgacttcctcaagccagaattcacacttggaagggttcgcatacaactttttctctctcaacacttgtaaaacttggcgcaaatgtccttcatgttccttcgcgtccttcgaatagatcagtatgtcatcaataaacaccactacaaaccgatccaagaactcatgaaagatgcggttcatgtagtccatgaaaacaacaggtgcatttgtcactccaaacgacATCACTacgtactcgtagtgtccgtaacgtgtttctgaaagcagtctttggtatatcctcagtcttcactctgatctgatgatagcctgacttcaagtctatcttggagaatatagcagcccctcgtaattgatccatcaaatcatctatcctaggtaacgggtatctgttcttgaccgtcgccttgttaagttgtcgataatccacacacaatctcgacttttcgtctttcttcttgactaaaagcactggcgctcccgacggtgaaacacttggtcgaatgaatccctttgccGAAAGATCTTCTAACAAATCCGCTTccaaactaaacgccctaaaatccttcgtatcgtacccataaggaatttccctgagatcctagcatCCTTATCGACGCTTCGGTAAAACAACTTCTTAGCtcagcgtgctattctagaccttgtgttacttctatagttaaatcacgagttAAATCAcgagttaaatcacgagcaacttcgaataaggtcctactagggataataatcataagatcatagtctaagtagtaaatacaagttaggcgcgtcacactcgtttcgaagataaaagagtaagttattctagaataagtgaatagttaaaatattaccgtcgtccccacgttcttcctcgttcaactcctcagctcttgcaccCTCCCTGGTGTGAACCTTTTCCTCTGCAGCAAGTGGTTTTCCTTTCCcagcattccctgatgattcggccttcggtgccttgcaatctctggagaaatgtcccggttggttgcaattgaagcatagacttcccttgatcttgcacctactggcatagtgcccgatttccccacagttgaagcatagaggttgtaacaccccgtttttaattaaaataacgttggtattttattttaattaagattatattgtatggtggtttaataggtgatataataatactttaatgaaataaaatattttttttgtgatactgggtgtgttttatgaaatggaagagagctagggggtgaaagttaggattaaaaatagagacaaggactaggagagattttaggatttttagtttatcccttgaggaattaggtttagatggtttaataaggatggggaagcagctaaagaaaaaaagaagaagaaggttgtgcgtgaagtagcaggaagagagggagagcggatcggcttcggagatttcgatcgggaacggggagctgcactcaatccaaaggtaagggtgagattttgagtttctaatggaattatggtgaatgatagtagggatttgggagatgtagaattgtttctgttaatgatgttctggaaatcttatttgaaatccattgattttgggattttcttttgtgtgattgaacggggtgagggcagaaccatagtatgctaggagttttgggttgaggttcccttttgattttctttatgatcacgcacataaggactgttaggtagcatgcttgttaggttttgtgtcttgtttgatgagaaacaactttaatcacttattttggaacataaaacggactggtcattttcctggtatgaaccgtgagtttcgaagccttttagagcctgtttagagtgctctaataatgttgcgttgaactgagaaagtgtaggcctttgaaagagctttctggaatgatatggtacataatttttggttgagagacgaggtctgtaagttcagtttagtaaaccatgtttttctgcgcTCTGTATCTACTATCTCTGCAAGTGAACTTCaacgtgatttttcaccttgttaatgtgccgagaaaattctttgataaacTTGAAAGAGGTAgagttttctgttagcttttcaaattgaggtcatttCTAATTTTTAAACAAGTAAAGAATCATGTAGGTTATCTCtactgaaatatgtttctgctgtgagcgtaattcctgaactgctatatgatttttgcacggatttgatgatgctgtgctgctgtctaaaatttcctgggctggacagtacacttcgagacctgttttcgcccagttagagtgctcaaatgaggatgtgatcaactaagaaattgtaggactttaagttagctttctaggcacataaaatacatgatttttggttcagtaacgaattcaggagaccgcttttagtggctggtgttcctgctgtttttccagattacggaaattctgattgttttggaaatataattagatttagcttacatgttgtatgaaagttaatgtctttatgtgccatgtattagctatgaggatgatgcatgtggctgaacacctttagcatgaaatccataatttatttaccatatgtgatagcttcttccatgattgcatgcttaagtgagttgtttcattgatttggtgccaaaattgcctaagatgtcagggtaattgtatagttgataaaaatgcatgtgtgctgaattgtgttgttttaagcgatgttagtgatgtagtgatataggcgcaatgcctcatgttgaagtgatgattatgagatgtatacgtcattttgagtcgcatagcatctgcatactatgtgatggcctgtattgtgatgaaggcttatgccttgtgcctccaataattggcaattagtgatgagggctgaagccctgttggtaccacatacatatgcatagtcattgttgtattcgaattgtatccgagtcgatgacgttatttgtgactgttttagtaactgagctatatgaatataaaaataagtggtgtggcattaatctagcatatttattgccattcttatatttatgatactcgatatctcaccccttctgtttgaatgttacccttgttggtaacgtgcaggtaatcaggaggagtagtctatagcctttatttcgagttggagtccttgctctgatacgtagcacttggggggggggggaattggacgcttgttttccttctgttataatttgaattaagttgttatttgagaagttgtttctgttttaagttgtgggcaagatactatgttttctttaagttttaaagacattggattcgctgcataactatttgtcaaagtgaactagttcaaagactaattaactgtcacaagagcatttaagtttatttatgagttcatctcaaagtttatgtgctatgtatctgttacaagagcattatgttaatgttttaagtgattatgtaatgcctcatgagtgttaaattttttatcactctgatatttgcaatacatatgccgtttagaattggggtgttacattagtggtatcagagcaatggTTGTTCAGTGACCAAGTTTTTAGTATAATATATATTCTAATACTTGCTGATACTCGATATGTGTAAGTAGCACTATCGAGCTGTTGTTTGATAAGAGTTGTTGGCTGTTTGGAGATTCAGGAAAATGGTTGCCGGAAGGAATGATGAAGCTATCACTGAGGCATTGGCAATGTTGGCTGGCGCCATTGGGCAAGGTCAGCAAGCGAACCTTGGGAACCATAATCAGGATGAATTCCGTGCTTTGGGAAAGTTTCAGAGGAACAATACGCCAACCTTTGAAGGAGCATACGACCCTGTCAAAGCACAGGCATGGCTGAAAgcaattgagaagatctttctgtaacaccccgatttcggtggcgtcactttagtaaccaaaagtaaacttaatgcggaaaaacgtgaaatatttttttttcgataataactaagacaagactgaattaaataaaacccaaaagcgaaaagtaatagagctaatatacaatatataaacagcccccgctgtaagtaacaacctcgtcacgagtaacctccagtgacggaaagaaaagtatagcgcccgaaggcaaaatgtagaaaccaaatctaaaggtaagtgtccgcaacactatccctcaaaactgagaataagctggcccatcggcctgaaacaagacctcctaagtccaaccaactctctgtgattcccgtaaagaaaccacacaaaaagctataggtgggaaactaccctgtcccgaatgaaacaaataatgttcagagctaagactctactcctacactaatcccatctcgaggagctcacactaacactcaatcctacatgctggcatgatcgtcgtccgaattcgaaatccaaaacgacctagtctatgtacaccatccgtcctccgctcgctatcgcgatgggctcctgttccagcatcccaactctagtttcccccgaagggtgaaccgtcgtgaaccagtccgccaaagacatctgacaaagggcgtttgtccgccaaagcacacacagaagacgcgagggtcaactccaaagaattacataaataatagcaccaatagatatagataagtgaatagccacttaggcttatagctagggataacatcatagggttgcattttccataatgaacttaacagcaataataacaattaacatgttccaaataggattaacaaataacaatcacactcgacaactaaatcagtatgcatgaatgcaggatgattagtcaaacaacgtctccgactctcactcgacacgtcgccacgtgttctaggtaaattaaagtctctaaaagcttaccctaaggtaaagtcgattctgcgacaaaagacacttcttcacatcaacatagtaactcatgatgatctccggatcatccgactaatctcaatccgatggtcacaactgctcaacaagcaaagagtatcacatactcggaaactaccggtttcccggacttatccccaggatagcccaacaattaggcatgtcaagtcgatccaaccccttgggttgaacatacggactcgcacacgcaactcccacaattaggcatgtcgagtcgatccaaccccttgggttgaacatacggactcgcacacgcaacaaatgacaacgccaagtcggttcactcaaaagagtcgaacatacggacattgcgcgtgtccaatgactatcgccgaatcgatccaatccatcggattgaacatacggatccgcgcgagtcgaaaggttatcgctgaatcgatccaattcctcggattgaacatacggattcacgcgagttaaaatggcaatcgctgaatcgatccaatccctctgattgaacatacggactcacgcgtgcctgagtgactaccgccgaatcaatccaatccatcggattgaatatacggattcgcgcgtgtcgaaaagttgtcgctgaatcgatccaatccctcggattgaacatacggattcacgcgaggtaaaatggcaatcgctgaatcgatccaatccctctgattgaacatacggactcacgcgtgcctgagtgactaccgccgaatcgatccaatccatcggattgaatatacggattcgcgcgtgtcgaaaagttgccgctgaatcgatccaatccctcggattgaacatacggattcacgcgaggtaaaatggcaatcgctgaatcgatccaatccctttgattgaacatacggactcacgcgtgcctgagtgactaccgccgaatcgatccaatccatcggattgaatatacggattcgcgcgtgtcgaaaagttgccgctgaatcgatccaatccctcggattgaacatacggattcacgcgaggtaaaatggcaatcgctgaatcgatccaatccctttgattgaacatacggactcacgcgtgcctgagtgactaccgccgaatcgatccaatccatcggattggatatacggattcgcgcgtgtcgaaaattattgccgaatcggcccaacccgtcgggtttggacatacggattcgcgccgcaaagtcgaagatacacccaacaacatagctgctccaacagcacaaccacaatagctgctccaacagcacaacaacaaacgctgctccaacagcaccacaacatctacatactcgaagcccctcaactttctcaatgctgggatccgacgacacttctcgttttccaaaactatgatttgcatccaaagcttccttccgagattattaccattacttaaagatttagaggttgtttaatgtcttatgagttttctttacaaaataattatccttttagtcttatcgcgaatcctataagttctcgggatctcctaatccccaaatgactccagagaatgtctcgatccataaacatcattacaaggcccgaatctcattcgccctatcaaactttctcaaaactctcaaaataaaatcggcatgacctgcccgcttttctcaccgttcagaaactcagattatagtgcaaaagcagaattaactcatcataatcaatcaacatgtcatatgtcaatatcttaagcaataaccacatagcacctagcatataaggcatgcaccacacatcctaaattacccaattagcacttagcatgtcattcactcatcaaaaacattcagtagatgcatcatctacattgtcagccgaagcctcagaaaacattttccaatcacacacaattccagtgcataaacagtaaacaatgtcgaaacatcgaccctaagcattaactagagattcattgagaagccctcacctgtagattctccaggacgatctcctaacacttgttcacaatcaaaggcttgctcctctgggaattcctcaaaatcacctttagagcaaaaccacagaaatactatcagaatctatcgaaaactaagttatcgatacttactaaggttactcgaagtaatctatactctaaggtacgataatctagcgcgaaagacaagttttcggaaaaggaaattttcctcctcctcccctatagggctcggccacttttggtaattgtggggctcgatttttcttcgatcaaacttggttcctatgctttcataagccgtaactaagggtattctgaactcggaaaaattatcggatcaaaaactgtcgcaggggtattttggtcatgatttttaacttaggattttcaaaactgaaatcccaaaaataaaattttgcagggacgtcaccaacgacgtttatgacaactaatcttactaacactaagctaaggcgatagtttttagcctaaaggttgaagctttacctcaaaaactccaaaaatgggtatttaaggctaaaattgattccgggggaattccggcgacataacggaaaatctaatccgacagaagtgatcttgggcacatatagaagaggtttagaatcagaaatgaaagattcaggatagttttgcaaaaacccataaactatccgctcagaaaactctacagaaaagctatggaaaaagcgatcagaggtaaggattagcgactatacctcgaagccttgaagcagcaactgattgatcgacgatcaagcaagaaatgaacaaaagctcttcttccttcttcctcttagcaaattcgcaggttttggagagaaatggtggaaatttgtgatattttctcatttcttggctatatatagaggttggcaaaacgcggtaaaatgaaagtttcgcgaatctgatttttccggcgtcattctccgtgaattaatagttatgttttggcaaaagaattccaaaactataaagaggtctccttgtatttttggcaactaatgcatagtcggtataaaactattttacccgataagttgctttttgcatcggatgtcggaatgaaaaacttccttctgaagaaagattgaaatcatcaagagaaatgggtgtacgcgtgtagaatattcatttgaagctctgaatagaaaaagtcttcattgtcgagtgattctagggttttgaaataccagggtttcggtttcggcaaacttccgatgattggaatcggacgttcgtagattctagcatatttattgccattcttatatttatgatactcgatatctcaccccttctgtttgaatgttacccttgttggtaacgtgcaggtaatcaggaggagtagtctatagcctttatttcgagttggagtccttgctctgatacgtagcacttgggggggggggaattggacgcttgttttccttctgttataatttgaattaagttgttatttgagaagttgtttctgttttaagttgtgggcaagatactatgttttctttaagttttaaagacattggattcgctgcataactatttgtcaaagtgaactagttcaaagactaattaactgtcacaagagcatttaagtttatttatgagttcatctcaaagtttatgtgctatgtatatgttacaagagcattatgttaatgttttaagtgattatgtaatgcctcatgagtgttaaattttttatcactctgatatttgcaatacatatgccgtttagaattggggtgttacattagtggtatcagagcaatggTTGTTCAGTGACCAAGTTTTTAGTATAATATATATTCTAATACTTGCTGATACTCGATATGTGTAAGTAGCACTATCGAGCTGTTGTTTGATAAGAGTTGTTGGCTGTTTGGAGATTCAGGAAAATGGTTGCCGGAAGGAATGATGAAGCTATCACTGAGGCATTGGCAATGTTGGCTGGCGCCATTGGGCAAGGTCAGCAAGCGAACCTTGGGAACCATAATCAGGATGAATTCCGTGCTTTGGGAAAGTTTCAGAGGAACAATACGCCAACCTTTGAAGGAGCATACGACCCTGTCAAAGCACAGGCATGGCTGAAAgcaattgagaagatctttcgaGTCATGAATTGTACTGACTCGCAGAAGGTGCAGTTTGGCACCTATATGCTTgagaaagaagctgaagattggtGGGACAACACTGTTCAGAGGTTTGAAGGTGATGGGATGAAGATTACTTGGGATCTTTTCAAGGGTGCATTTCTGAAGAAGTACTATCCAGAAGATGTGCGtggaaagaaggaaattgagTTTCTTGAACAAAAGCATGGTAATGGAACCGTGGCGGagtatgctacaaagtttgaGGAATTGATTAAGTTTTGTCCCCACTACAATACTGCCGAAGCTGAGAGATCTAAGTGTAACAagtttgtgaatggtttgagacCTGAGATCAAGAAGGCTGTGGGATATCAACAGATTATCCGATTTTCTGACCTGGTTAACAGGAGTAGGATATATGATGAGGATAGCAGGGAAAGTGCTGCTCACTACAAGTCTttaaaagagaagaaagaaaagggcAATTCAGAGGGAAACCGTATGGGAATCCTGTTGATAAGGGTAAACAAGAAGCTGGTCATGACAAGAAGCCGAGTGGGGGAGGAGCTCCTAATCCGGTTAGGTGCTACAAGTGTGGTGTTGAAGGACATCGTTCTCCTGAATGTCCCAATTCAGAAGCAACATGATTTAAGTGTGGCAAGCTGGGCCACAAATCCTTTGAGTGCCTAGAAGGTAAAACTGTGGCATGCTACAGATGTGGAGAGCTAGGTCACATCAGTACTAATTGTGACAAACCCAAGAAGGATCCTACAAGGGGGAAGGTGTTTGCTTTATCTGGTGCGGAGACTACTGCTGAGGATAGACTAATTCGAAGTATGTGCCTTATTAATGGTACATCTTTGATTGCCATTATTATTATGGGTGTGATGCATTCTTTATTTCATTGGAGCTTGAGAGTCAGATAAGGGAGTCCTACCCCGAATTGTTCGTTTAAGGaaattttcgagggcgaaaattcttaagtgggggagagttgtaacaccccgtttataattaaaat contains:
- the LOC130725177 gene encoding uncharacterized protein LOC130725177, with translation MVAGRNDEAITEALAMLAGAIGQGQQANLGNHNQDEFRALGKFQRNNTPTFEGAYDPVKAQAWLKAIEKIFRVMNCTDSQKVQFGTYMLEKEAEDWWDNTVQRFEGDGMKITWDLFKGAFLKKYYPEDVRGKKEIEFLEQKHGNGTVAEYATKFEELIKFCPHYNTAEAERSKCNKFVNGLRPEIKKAVGYQQIIRFSDLVNRSRIYDEDSRESAAHYKSLKEKKEKGNSEGNRMGILLIRVNKKLVMTRSRVGEELLIRLGATSVVLKDIVLLNVPIQKQHDLSVASWATNPLSA